From the genome of Oryza glaberrima chromosome 1, OglaRS2, whole genome shotgun sequence:
TTGTCTGTCGTCCGTCTAATTCTTTAGTTCCCTTTGAAACTATGCATTTTATTTTGCCCCTAGAGATTGACCTAATTCTCTCTTCGAGTTATGACTTCGCAAAGCAAATGGACTCGTTGTGTGTGGAAATAAGATTTTTGGTTGCCAAGTCAAATATAGTGCCACATGCCACATCCATCAATTCCACCACGCCACCAGCACCACCCAGAGGTGGTGAGGTTTTCACCTGACTTTCCCTTTCCTCCCCATCACCTTATCATGAGGTCCCTCTGCTCGGATTTGTGCCTCAATGTCACCAGCTCACTCCAGTCCACTTCCTCCTTCAACAAATCCGCAAACGAGTTCCTAAACCTCGGGAACATGTTTTTCCCTGACCATAGTCAAGATTCTCACTAGAGAGTATGGTTGTCATTCCTCCTTCCACCAAAATCTAAGTCTTGCCTCCAGTATTCCAGCTGCTctgtaacaccccaggtaaccACGTACCTAGAGTGCCACCAAAACTACACTCAAAACCACTAACtcccaaaattattagaaatttcggcagTCTCCCCTAAAAATACGAACATCAACGACAGGCAGTTATAAGATAACTCAATAACGATATAATCCACACAATCCAAACCATCCTAGCTCCATAAATTCCACGTGAAAATAAGGACCAAAACTTTAAATGACCTTTACAAGTTCTACGCAAAACTTATGCTAATCAGAAACATAGTCTGAAACTAAATTTCAATAGTGTGTAATAATATTGTGTGGTCTAGGGGTGCTACTCCCGTTCCATGCCGATCAATATCATTTGgtacctaaaaaccaaattaagcacaagagtgagtaaataatactcagcaagtacaatattgAACTAGTAAAACATACACAGGTTTAATACAATAAGAAACCAATATGAAGGGTTGGATTTACTTTATTTTAAACCAAAGAAGTCAAAAGATAGtagttccctcccgggcaggtgCGAATATCCTCTTAGCATTACCAGTAAGCCGAGCAAGCGTGATCAACGCTTCTCAAGGATCATGAATAAAGatccaaattgcactcccatgactacgTATGGTCCttgaataatataaataaaacatttgaaataatgaaacatgaataatatcGTGAATTTGGATATAAAGTGAAACATGAATAAGTAGCATAACATCAGAGCCATACGATTAATAATATCAAGCAATTGAATAATAAGTATGCAAgtaaaaccaaacaaaacaactCAGATTGCCCATTGACAACAGGAAAACCGGGACAGCCATAATAGTAGGTCCGTTATCCGCAAATCGTTAGAGACAATTTAATTTAaatgcaataaataaataaaaatcagaAATTGCGAGTCCATTACTTCCAGAATTCATACATTTACATAGAAACTCTGTTAATTACATCTCCATAGAGAAAACCCCTGATTAGGAATTCCAAcataaaaatagaataaaattaCATGACCGCTATAAAGCTAAAAAGGAAAATCTATCCTAAAGCTCTAGATGTCGTAGCCGTAGAATCTTCTGTAGATTTTCATTTGTATGTTTATTTTGGACATGCAAGAATATGGAACgccctatgtaattttataATTTCTGGTTTTTTACTCTGCCGGCAGGTGTTCGTGATGGCATGGCATTTTTGTCTATGTATATACAGGGAGCGTGGATCTCCTTGCTCATGCTGTATATGTTTTAGCACatgctattatatttttttttgtatatttcccTTAGGATCTAAGCGCGGAATCCAGCAGATGCATATCTTAgacatttaattttctttcatcACGATGACGCCCTATTTTTAGATACGGCGTACGTTTCATGACTTTATCATTTATTTAATTTGAATGCTATGAAGCGGCTTTTATGCGCATGCATGTATTTTTATCATGCTTGATGTATTTGCATAATATAAGTAGAGCGAAATTTAGTGCTTGTATTTATGGCACATTACTCGCTTTCCTGGAGCCTATGCACATAACATATAGCTGGATATGTTAATTAGTATTATCATTTAATATATGCAGCATATATGACTCCTGTCTGATTTTCTTAAAATACTCACATGTATTACTACCAGTGCGATCTAAACCAGAAGGCGTAACCGTGCGAGTATTTGTTCACTTTGATATTTGATACTTATTATCAACATATTGTCAGAAATTTGcatatatttatgttttaaccttgtcagttatttttttttgaggcTTATGAACCTACAACACGCATGCatgaatatcattttttttactgcgCTTTATGTATGACGCAGGGAATGTATATCGCTTCGAGCAAACATATGGGTGCAGTGAATTCATGCCACTTTTGAATTATCTTAATTTTTACTCCGTTTGTATTACTACTCACACGGCTTGGAGCCGTGAAGCGTAACCGAAGCGAGTGTTTGTCTAACTTAAGGAGAATTATGCAAAATTTATGTTTAGTTTACGAAAGTGCTCAGGGGAAACGAGTGCAACCATGCATCTATTTCTTATTCCTGATCATGGCAAAGTGAATGGCACATTATTTTAATTTAGAGAAACATGGCTGAACACATGTCAAAACTAGCAGATATGCGTGCTAATTAATATGCTCAATTGATTTTTGTTTATCACTATGCCTGTATCACTACTAACACGGCTTGAAGCCATGAGCGTGACCGAAGCAAGTGCTTGTTTAATTTATGGTGAATTATGCAAATTTCATGTTTGTATCCGTGATTTGTATCCATTCGTAGGGGACTGAACCTGAGAGCGAATCTCGTCTAGGCTTGTATCCACTAACGGGACCAAATCAGAGGGTATTGTAGGATGACATGAAAAGAGTATGCATGGAAACCACTCCTAGACCCGTATTCATCTGGTCGGACCATAGGAAAAAGTGTGAAATCATGTTAAAAGCTATCAAATGAAGCGAACTTCCTTATCTCATACGTATTGGCTAAGATGAAGGACACAACAAAAGAGGCAAAATTCCTTTGGCTTGTACTCATGATGGCCAAGCCTATAAACATGGCAAGAACATAACTCCTTGGTTCGTACTCATTGGCCGAACCGAAGGACATAGCAAGAGAATACATTAACATGAGTAAAGGAAGATGAACTGTTGAGTTgcgatccaaattcatttgcacttaataaaggccagcttttgccgtagtggagcggaggcccgtcgccgggaggcttgggccggagcgtagcggtatagtggtttagcccaagaggctatttggcgTCAAAAgtgttttttgtctttgttgtgttcagggtgaaggattgtTTCAagctacaagaaggaatttgtctcaaggtggagtttgttgagttgtgatccaaattcatttgcacttaataaaggccagcttctgccatAGTGGAGCGGagattcatttatgttgtcacatggctttaagaggtctgaatttgatatctgtgtgtatattaaatttgttaatggatcacctatatacttgttgttatatgttgatgacatgcTGATTtctgccaagagcaaggaacaaatcactacattgaaaaaacagttgagtagtgagtttgatatgaaggatcttggtgctgctaaggaaattctaggtatggaaatcactagagacagaaattctggtttgttatttcttagtcagcaaagttacattaagaaggttcttcagcattttaacatgcatgatgcaaagcctgttagtactcctattgcacctctttttaaattatcagctttacaatgtgctagtactgatgaggatgtagaatacatgtctagagttccatattctagtgatgttggttctttgatgtatgccatggtttgctctcgtccagatttatctcatgctatgagtttggttagtagatacatggctaatcctggtaaagaacactggaaagctgttcagtggattttcaaGTACCTCAGGGGCACAGCTGATGCTTtcttgaagtttggcaggactgataaagggcttgttggatatgtggattcagattctgctgcagatttggataagagaaggtcactcacaggttatgtgtttcCCATTGATAGTTGTGCTGTGAATTGGAAGGCAacattgcagcctgttgtttcccagtctaccactgaagcagaatacatggctacTGCTGAAGCATGcaaagaatcagtttggctaaaaggattgtttgctgagctttgtggagttgattcttgaattaacttgttttgtgacagtcaaagtgctatatgcctcactaaagatcagatgtttcatgagaggacaaagcacattgacatcaagtaccattatgttcgcgatgtagtcgcgcaaggtaagctaaaggtatgcaagataagtactcatgataatcctgctgatatgatgacgaagtctgttcctgttgctaagtttgagcttttctcaagcttagttggtatagtggtttagcccaagaggctatttggcgccgaaagtgttttttgtctttgttgtgttcagggtgaaggattgtttcagctacaagaaggaatttgtctcaaggtggagtttgttgagttgtgatccaaattcatttgcacttaataaaggccagcttctgccggaGTGGAGCAGAGGCCCGTCGCCGGGAGGCTTGAGGCTTCCGCCACCAAGCTCCTTTGCGTGGCCCAAGTACTGGCGAGGTTTGAGCTCATCCCCTCCACCGTCGAGATCCTCCCCATGGTCGTTGGCGAGCCCGAGTTCATCTCCTTCGTCGTTGAGCTCCTCCTCGGGCTCGCAGTGCCGACGAGGTCAAGCTCATCCCCTCCGTCGTCGagctcccttctctctttccccATGGCTCACGAGCcaaacgagctagctcgagctttcAAACGAGTCGAGCCGATCTAGGCttctagctcgttaggataacaaGCCGAGTCGAGCCAGCTCGTTATCTTAACGAGCtcgaccgagccgagccgagctggctcaTCATCTAGCCCTAGCTGCTAGCgatactttttttcctttctttttttcttttgttgtttaaATAGAGAAAGACTAATGAAGATCGAACGTCCCACATTAATTCGGTCACCGGGACTTCGTTCGGACTTTGATTACTAGAAACTTATAGTCTATTTTGCACTACTCGGCGAGCTCTACGCGCCCACGATTCCTGATCGCCTAATCGAACAATGGTTTAAAATTTAATGTTTTGCGCATTTGTTCTAATATTCCCCGAAATATACTAATTCGAAATTCGGGGTATTACATGCTCCCATCTTATTGTTGGGTCATTTGCAtgatcatgattttttttaagagggGGATCATTGATCTGGTTGTTGATTTTGTTGGGTGGGTAGGGTTTCGAGGAGAGCAAGTTTATGATCTCCGCCGGTGCCAAGTGCCCGGCAGAAATAATCATCCGCCAGAACTCGGAGGTTTGGCGATGAGGATATTGTCGAGGGTGGGGATCTGAATCCATATGGAGGACAACAACAGCATGGAGAGGTGACAAAAGATGTTTTGCAATGCTGACATCTATGACATGATCCACAATGCCATCGTCATCTCCAGCACCCCGTTTACACATTAGCACAGGTTTGGCCATCTGTAACGGGCGGCAAGCCTCATCTCTATCGGGTAGAACCCCCGTCACAGAGCAAAGGTCAGTGATGTGGtaaaatatctcaatcgggcatccggccgtcacgaatgacacatatctcaatcgggctaaCATAAaagcccatcacggatgactctcatctcaaacgggcctaaactatagcccgtcacggatgactctaaTCTCAATTGGGCCTAAATTgtaggcccgtcacggatgagaaaaaatcacataaaaaataaaattccaaaaaaacaaaccctagccGCAGGCGGTGGcatcgccgcccgagctcgccggccgctcccgccgccacctACCCCTGCCGCCCCCCAAAAATCCACACCCAAAAACCACAGAAAAATTTATTCCCAAATCCACAATTTAAATTTGCATGACAAATCACAGTTAACAAATCCACAAATCAAGCACAGTTAACAAATCCAAATGTCATCACAATTTACATCACAGAAACAAATCCACTGGATCTTCGTCACCGTCGTCGAGAGATGAACGCGAACGCCGTCGGATCCATCCCTACCCACCGCGCGAACgccgagagccgccgccgccgccggtgggtaGGCAGGCGCCAGATCCGGCTCTCCCCACCAACAcagccgccggatccgccgccccctcccccgtgCCACCGCCCCCTCCCTGAGCCGACTCCGAGAACCGACGCCGGTGGGGAGGCAGGCCTCCTGAGCATCGCCGAGAGCCCTCCCtagcatcgccgccgtcgccgccagtgGGGAGGCAGGCGCCGGATCCGGCTCTCCCCACCAACACAGTTGCCGgatccgccgctccctcccccgcgccgccgccacctccctgaGCCGACTCTAACAGCCGCTGCCGGTGGGGAGGCAGGCCTCCCGAGCATGGCCGCATCCcgagcatcgccgccgctgccggtgggGAGGCAGGCGCCGGATCCGACTCTCCCCACCAACACAGCTTTCCCCCTCGAGTTCGAGTATTTCACCCAGTCCACGCGTGCTCAGGCAAAGCACACGTCGTGCGAAGCGCGGTCGGTATGCAGATGACGTGCTATACCGTTGCAACGGTATTCCGAtatatagtacttcctccgtttcacaatttaagtcattctagtatttcccacattcatattgatgttaatgaatctagatagatatatatgtctagattcattaacatcaatatgaatgtgggaaatgcgaaaatgacttacattgtgaaacggagggagtagcccTCATCACTCCTTTGCAAAATGTAATAGCTTTTGACCtttaaaatttatcctaaaTATAGCAACCTCATATTTGTAAAAGGTGAATTTTAGCCCCAAAATACCCATCATACTGCCCCCTACCATTCCTTGTCTTTATTATATCCTTAATTAGTCCAGCCATATATCTCACCCACCCTGAGAAGTGAATCAAATCATTTTACCCCCTCTATTTTACAACCATATCAAAGACCAAAACTtacaatattttaaaaaaggatGGAGTATATCTTTCGATTCAAATAGCAGTAACTTGAGGGGCCAAAGTGAAAACTTCCCCCGAAACCCTGTCTTTGCCGTCCATTCCATTCATAGCCAAGCCAGCCGCGTCATAGAGCCGCATTAAATTCTTGCATCATCACGACACCACCACACCCCACGCCACAGCCCACAGCCCACAGCACATCGTCTTTTGCAAATTCAACGCAGCGCCAAAATCCAAAACGAAACCAAACGCGCCCCCGCCcatctccccccctcccccgcgcgccgccgccaccgccgtgtgCCCGTCTCTCCGACCGCCGGCCGGCGAGAGCGTGCAGCTTAGAGTAGtcaccgcctccgtcgccgtcgccgtcgcccatcGTCCTCATCCCACAGGTGCGTGCCGCGCGCGTGCTTGTCTCGTGACCCGTGTGTCGAGTAGGGGTGTCGCTATCTGCCTATCCAACCACGCGGAGATCGAGGCGCcgttattcttctttttttatttttcatcagGTCGCTTGCTTTCTGAGGCGCGCGTCCTCTTCCTCCTAATTCCCTTCCGTTTCACTAGCGGCGAGGGCGAGATCGAGGGAAACGTGAGTTAGAGTGATTAGCTCGCGATTTGTTAGGTGCTTAGGGGTCGCAGCGACTGCGTGGGTGGTGTTGGGGGGTTCTTGGGGGAACGGGAGATCGAGAGCTCTAGGGGGTTTGGATCTTGGGCTCGATCTTGGCTTGCTAGCTACGATCCTCTCGCTGTTCTTTGCTGCTTGGTTTGCTTGGGATCTTGATTTTTTGGGGGATCGTGATCGTCCGGTTCTTGATTTTCTAGGGTTGGGTAAGGTTTTGAGGAGAGCAAGCTAGGAGCTAGCTCGGgatctccgccggcgccgggccgCCTGAGCTCGGAGGTCATAGACGCGAGGATCTCTCTAGCTCGTCGGGaatggagggcggcggcgccggaagCGGCATGGAGAGGTGGCGCGAGATGTTCCGGGGCGCCGACATCTACGACGTGATCCGCAACGCCAtcctcatcgccggcgccgactcGCCGCGGgagctgctccgccgccgccaaggcatCATCGAGTGGCTGTTCGCCGTCGCGCCGGTGAcggtgccggtgccggcgccgctCGCCTGCGGCAgggtcgtcgacggcgccggaAATCGCCTACCACCAGCAGCCATCCCCGACGGAGGTGGCCATCACCATGATGACAACGATGGcaacttcgccgccgccgaggcacAAACCTCGCTGATCGATCAGCAGATACTCGAGGCTCTCTACGACGAGATCGAGGAGGATACGCAGGTGATCAACGAGGTGCTCCGCATCAAGGATATCCTCATCAACTACAAGGAGCAGGTGATCTATCTATATATTTCTTGTTCATCACTTGATCAGCCAGACGAAACGAAATTGAAAAGAACAAAACTTTTCATCCATTATCCATCCAGTGCTGTACTCATTACATAGCATTGAGGATGTTCTTAGAGTATATCactgattgattaattaattatatcttcATTTCTGTGACCATTTGCAGTCGGTTGACACTTTGTTCGACGGTCTGAGGAGGCTGCAGCTCATGCGGCTGTCTATCTCGGTGCTGAAGGTAGTACGTAGTGCAACGAAAtgaagatcttttttttttctgaattaaaGCAGTGTTATCAAGGCATCAAGATCAAATGAgcattatttttcgtttgctcTACTGATATTAGAATTTGAACCACCGATTATATTTCTTGCAGAGTACTCAGATTGCAGAAGCTGTTGCTCCGTTGAACAAGCATAGGTCACCGGTAATATGCAAAATAGCACGTGATCTCGCCAAGTAAGTTCGCTGCactattagttaattaattccAGTTTGATGTTTATATATACTTGTGCAACTGCCAAAATAACAGAATGGCTAAGTATATGCAATGTCTGCGAcctgtgtatatatacatgacaTGGAGGCTAGGGCTAGCTATTTATTAATCTTCTCCTTCACTAGGTTGTGTTTACTGTTTAGAGATGTAAAATTAAGGAACCTTACTATGTAGATTAATTCTCAACTCCTCTCAATAGTAAATACAAACTCTTGTGTGGCAATGTCCTGTGATTGTGCGATTAGCATATAATGGTTTAGCTTTTGGTAGTAAGATTGAGCTTTTGTTGGCATCTTCGATGTAAAGGCGAGATTGGATTCTATTGTCGAAAGAAAAAGGTTTTGAGTTCTATGAGCTACTGAGCTCCATCATGAAGCTGCTAACACCAGcctctgtgatttttttttttttagaaaatgacaGTCGCTGTGATGCATTTGCTAAACTCATATATTCAACTTTCAATAGAACCTGAGGTATTATCccttttttaaagaaagaaaagggcGATTGGCTTGAGTATGCAGGATGATTAGCAAGATCTGGAATATTTTAGAAGAAAACTTCTATGGTACTTGAGAAGCTAGGTAGTAATATTGAAGTAGCACGATTTTAATCTAAATTTGGTACTACAGAAATTTACATTCAAAATTATGGTGCTTGCTT
Proteins encoded in this window:
- the LOC127760206 gene encoding probable mediator of RNA polymerase II transcription subunit 26a, whose product is MEGGGAGSGMERWREMFRGADIYDVIRNAILIAGADSPRELLRRRQGIIEWLFAVAPVTVPVPAPLACGRVVDGAGNRLPPAAIPDGGGHHHDDNDGNFAAAEAQTSLIDQQILEALYDEIEEDTQVINEVLRIKDILINYKEQSVDTLFDGLRRLQLMRLSISVLKSTQIAEAVAPLNKHRSPVICKIARDLAK